Proteins from a genomic interval of Oryctolagus cuniculus chromosome 8, mOryCun1.1, whole genome shotgun sequence:
- the GNRHR gene encoding gonadotropin-releasing hormone receptor isoform X1, with translation MENSASPEQNQNHCSAINNSIPLMQGNLPTLTLSGKIRVIVTFFLFLLSTTFNASFLLKLQKWTQKKEKGKKLSRMKVLLKHLTLANLLETLIVMPLDGMWNITVQWYGGEILCKVLSYLKLFSMYAPAFMMVVISLDRSLAITRPLAVKSNDKLEQSMIALAWILSSVFAGPQLPLPYPTPHHADLQRKNHLHSDTGPSSGSPQTTTESIQKQYTKSTAEDPKDDSCICHFIYCLLDSLLCPRNLVLV, from the exons ATGGAAAACAGTGCTTCTCCTGAACAGAATCAAAATCACTGCTCAGCCATCAACAACAGCATCCCGCTGATGCAGGGCAACCTCCCCACACTGACCTTATCTGGAAAGATCCGAGTGATCgttactttcttccttttcctactCTCCACAACCTTTAATGCTTCTTTCTTGTTGAAACTCCAGAAGTGGActcagaagaaagagaaagggaaaaagctTTCAAGGATGAAGGTGCTTCTAAAACACCTGACTTTAGCCAACCTGTTGGAGACTCTGATTGTCATGCCACTGGATGGGATGTGGAATATCACAGTCCAGTGGTATGGAGGAGAGATCCTCTGCAAAGTCCTCAGCTATCTGAAGCTTTTCTCCATGTATGCCCCAGCCTTCATGATGGTGGTGATCAGCCTGGACCGCTCCTTGGCCATCACAAGGCCCCTTGCTGTGAAAAGCAATGACAAGCTTGAACAGTCCATGATTGCCCTTGCCTGGATCCTCAGTAGTGTCTTTGCTGGACCACAG CTGCCTCTTCCTTATCCCACTCCTCATCATGCTGATCTGCAACGTAAAAATCATCTTCACTCTGACACGGGTCCTTCATCAGGATCACCACA AACTACAACTGAATCAATCCAAAAACAATATACCAAGAGCACGGCTGAGGACCCTAAAGATGACAGTTGCATTTGCCACTTCATTTATTGTTTGCTGGACTCCCTACTATGTCCTAGGAATCTGGTATTGGTTTGA
- the GNRHR gene encoding gonadotropin-releasing hormone receptor (The RefSeq protein has 2 substitutions compared to this genomic sequence) produces MENSASPEQNQNHCSAINNSIPLMQGNLPTLTLSGKIRVTVTFFLFLLSTTFNASFLMKLQKWTQKKEKGKKLSRMKVLLKHLTLANLLETLIVMPLDGMWNITVQWYGGEILCKVLSYLKLFSMYAPAFMMVVISLDRSLAITRPLAVKSNDKLEQSMIALAWILSSVFAGPQLYIFRMIHLTNGYGQTEVFSQCVTHCSFPQWWQQAFYNFFTFSCLFLIPLLIMLICNVKIIFTLTRVLHQDHHKLQLNQSKNNIPRARLRTLKMTVAFATSFIVCWTPYYVLGIWYWFDPEMLNKVSDPVNHFFFLFAFLNPCFDPLIYGYFSL; encoded by the exons ATGGAAAACAGTGCTTCTCCTGAACAGAATCAAAATCACTGCTCAGCCATCAACAACAGCATCCCGCTGATGCAGGGCAACCTCCCCACACTGACCTTATCTGGAAAGATCCGAGTGATCgttactttcttccttttcctactCTCCACAACCTTTAATGCTTCTTTCTTGTTGAAACTCCAGAAGTGGActcagaagaaagagaaagggaaaaagctTTCAAGGATGAAGGTGCTTCTAAAACACCTGACTTTAGCCAACCTGTTGGAGACTCTGATTGTCATGCCACTGGATGGGATGTGGAATATCACAGTCCAGTGGTATGGAGGAGAGATCCTCTGCAAAGTCCTCAGCTATCTGAAGCTTTTCTCCATGTATGCCCCAGCCTTCATGATGGTGGTGATCAGCCTGGACCGCTCCTTGGCCATCACAAGGCCCCTTGCTGTGAAAAGCAATGACAAGCTTGAACAGTCCATGATTGCCCTTGCCTGGATCCTCAGTAGTGTCTTTGCTGGACCACAG TTATACATCTTTAGGATGATCCACCTCACAAATGGATATGGGCAGACAGAAGTTTTCTCTCAATGTGTAACACACTGCAGTTTTCCACAATGGTGGCAACAAGCCTTTTATAACTTCTTCACCTTCAGCTGCCTCTTCCTTATCCCACTCCTCATCATGCTGATCTGCAACGTAAAAATCATCTTCACTCTGACACGGGTCCTTCATCAGGATCACCACA AACTACAACTGAATCAATCCAAAAACAATATACCAAGAGCACGGCTGAGGACCCTAAAGATGACAGTTGCATTTGCCACTTCATTTATTGTTTGCTGGACTCCCTACTATGTCCTAGGAATCTGGTATTGGTTTGATCCTGAAATGTTAAACAAGGTGTCTGACCCAGTTAAtcacttcttctttctctttgcctttttaaacCCATGCTTTGACCCACTTATATATGGGTATTTCTCTCTGTAA